The following are encoded together in the Phenylobacterium sp. NIBR 498073 genome:
- a CDS encoding ribonuclease H — translation MSTAIWIQTSYHQAFKCGGWAYVRSHDKAASGQAGGDRYTTPERMALIALLAALKDLPKGVASIQIDNAAVARTAALIAAGRPPQGEAAPTENLDLWAALTAALAGRQPTFAIAGPSKASPTGFAAAWAELARDKANAQGAFVSAIPKPNLAKVAGLPL, via the coding sequence ATGAGCACCGCGATCTGGATCCAGACCAGCTACCATCAGGCCTTCAAGTGCGGCGGCTGGGCCTATGTCCGCAGCCACGACAAGGCCGCCTCGGGCCAGGCCGGCGGCGACCGCTACACCACCCCCGAGCGAATGGCCCTGATCGCGCTGCTGGCGGCGCTGAAGGATTTGCCGAAGGGAGTGGCTTCCATCCAGATCGACAACGCCGCGGTCGCCCGCACCGCCGCCCTGATCGCCGCCGGCCGACCGCCGCAGGGCGAAGCGGCGCCGACCGAGAACCTCGACCTCTGGGCCGCGCTCACCGCCGCCCTCGCCGGCCGCCAGCCGACCTTCGCCATCGCCGGCCCCAGCAAGGCCAGCCCCACCGGCTTCGCCGCCGCCTGGGCCGAACTCGCCCGCGACAAGGCCAACGCCCAGGGAGCCTTCGTCTCGGCGATCCCCAAGCCCAACCTCGCCAAGGTCGCGGGCCTGCCACTATAG
- a CDS encoding PaaI family thioesterase: MPATTNHTSVEKLNQANEGKLPGHLGLVITEVADGKVVGRLKVRQDLVAHTGYLLAGAVLSVADILCAYGVSTAWPEGANGFTTAEVKANFVGTLREGEAICTAQLLHGGRTTQVWDATVEDAATGKLMAAFRCTQIILYPRA, from the coding sequence ATGCCCGCCACCACCAATCACACCAGCGTTGAAAAGCTGAACCAGGCCAACGAGGGCAAGCTGCCCGGGCACCTGGGCCTGGTCATCACCGAGGTCGCCGACGGCAAGGTCGTGGGCCGGCTGAAGGTGCGCCAGGACCTGGTGGCGCACACCGGCTACCTGCTGGCCGGGGCGGTGCTGTCGGTCGCCGACATCCTCTGCGCCTATGGCGTCTCGACCGCTTGGCCGGAGGGGGCGAACGGCTTCACGACGGCGGAGGTGAAGGCCAACTTCGTCGGCACCCTGCGCGAGGGCGAGGCGATCTGCACGGCCCAACTGCTGCACGGCGGGCGCACCACCCAGGTCTGGGACGCCACCGTCGAGGACGCGGCCACCGGCAAGCTGATGGCGGCGTTCCGCTGCACCCAGATCATCCTCTATCCGCGCGCCTGA
- a CDS encoding MgtC/SapB family protein, whose product MDWVIEYFAPLAGAVAAGGLIGFEREYRGRAAGVRTHILLCLASALLMLAAVHQFRWMEGTPHDVIRIDPVRMAHGVLTGIGFLCGGVIFKEGFSVRGLTSAASLWTTAVLGVLYGISFFSLAIAGTVLTLLVLVGFRLLEVKLPQYHHVDLVIRYAPTDYATEDELVALLGRHDLAPDVVTHRLLANGEGFEFAATFRRRGPVPGQAIAAELCADPRVTAFELAPRHE is encoded by the coding sequence ATGGACTGGGTGATCGAGTATTTCGCGCCGCTGGCCGGGGCGGTCGCCGCCGGCGGGCTGATCGGCTTCGAGCGCGAGTATCGCGGCCGCGCCGCGGGCGTGCGCACGCACATCCTGCTGTGCCTGGCCTCGGCCTTGCTGATGCTGGCCGCGGTGCACCAGTTCCGCTGGATGGAGGGCACCCCGCACGACGTCATCCGCATTGATCCGGTGCGCATGGCGCATGGCGTCCTGACCGGCATCGGCTTCCTGTGCGGCGGGGTGATCTTCAAGGAGGGATTTTCGGTCCGCGGCCTGACCAGCGCCGCCTCGCTGTGGACCACCGCCGTCCTCGGCGTGCTCTACGGCATCAGCTTCTTCAGCCTGGCGATCGCCGGCACGGTGCTGACCCTGCTGGTCCTGGTCGGCTTCCGGCTGCTGGAGGTGAAGCTCCCGCAGTACCACCACGTCGATCTGGTCATCCGCTACGCCCCCACCGATTACGCGACCGAGGACGAGCTGGTCGCCCTGCTGGGCCGCCACGACCTGGCGCCCGACGTCGTCACCCACCGGCTGCTGGCGAACGGCGAGGGCTTCGAGTTCGCCGCCACCTTCCGCCGCCGAGGCCCCGTCCCCGGCCAGGCGATCGCTGCCGAACTCTGCGCCGACCCGCGGGTCACGGCCTTCGAGCTGGCCCCCCGCCACGAATAG
- a CDS encoding aminotransferase class V-fold PLP-dependent enzyme encodes MQDAGDRPKLNRRHLLALGLVVPAAGAAGQAAAWPRRKPKTPAPPAPAPAPAPAPAPAPAATAAPSLQTPSAEFDDEPPLPEAAPPPAPGTRPPPDWGRLRAQWDLDWSEVDLSAMLFAANPRPVREAIARHRAALDRNPVTYLEHNNKRGQNLSRAAAGAYFGVPTDHVALCESTTSGIGLLYGGLTVRYGQEVLTSVHDYYVTHESLRLSAMRNGFSVRKITLHDGAETASTLDIVSRITRAITPATRVLALTWVHSSTGLKLPIRAIADALRPINATRQPADQVIFCVDGVHGFGVENTTLPELGCDVLVAGCHKWLFGPRGTGVVFFSPQALQKLSPVIPSFLASNAYSAWIGGFDPGPTTAARMTPGGFKAFEHVWALADAFQFHQGIGKEHVARRTHDLASQLKSGLAAMPHVRVRTPISPTMSAGIVSFDVAGMSARGVVSRLRQWRIIGSDAPYGVSHARLTPSIRNTPEDVAFALKAVAALG; translated from the coding sequence ATGCAAGACGCCGGCGATCGGCCGAAACTGAACCGCCGCCACCTGCTGGCGCTCGGCCTCGTGGTTCCTGCAGCGGGCGCGGCCGGCCAGGCGGCCGCCTGGCCTCGCCGTAAACCCAAGACGCCCGCCCCGCCCGCGCCCGCGCCCGCGCCCGCGCCCGCGCCGGCGCCGGCGCCGGCGGCGACCGCCGCGCCATCGCTGCAGACGCCCTCGGCCGAGTTCGACGACGAGCCGCCGCTGCCGGAAGCTGCGCCCCCGCCGGCGCCGGGAACGCGCCCGCCGCCCGACTGGGGCCGGCTGCGCGCCCAGTGGGACCTCGACTGGAGCGAGGTCGACCTCTCGGCCATGCTGTTCGCCGCCAATCCCCGGCCGGTGCGCGAGGCCATCGCCCGCCACCGCGCCGCGCTCGACCGCAACCCGGTCACCTACCTGGAGCACAACAACAAGCGCGGCCAGAACCTCTCGCGCGCCGCCGCCGGCGCCTATTTCGGCGTGCCGACCGATCACGTGGCCCTGTGCGAAAGCACCACCTCCGGGATCGGCCTGCTCTATGGCGGCCTGACCGTGCGCTACGGTCAGGAAGTGCTGACCAGCGTCCACGACTACTACGTCACCCACGAGTCGCTGCGCCTCTCGGCCATGCGCAACGGCTTCTCGGTGCGCAAGATCACCCTGCACGACGGGGCCGAGACCGCCTCGACGCTCGATATCGTCTCGCGCATCACCCGTGCGATCACCCCGGCCACCCGGGTGCTGGCCCTGACCTGGGTCCACTCCTCGACGGGATTGAAGCTGCCGATCCGCGCCATCGCCGACGCCCTGAGGCCGATCAACGCGACCCGCCAGCCGGCCGACCAGGTCATCTTCTGCGTCGACGGGGTGCACGGCTTCGGGGTCGAGAACACCACACTGCCCGAGCTCGGCTGCGACGTGCTGGTCGCCGGCTGCCACAAATGGCTGTTCGGGCCGCGCGGCACCGGCGTGGTGTTCTTCTCGCCCCAGGCCCTGCAGAAGCTGTCGCCGGTGATCCCCAGCTTCCTGGCCTCGAACGCCTATTCTGCCTGGATCGGCGGTTTCGACCCCGGTCCGACCACCGCCGCGCGGATGACCCCCGGCGGCTTCAAGGCCTTCGAACACGTCTGGGCCCTGGCGGACGCCTTCCAGTTCCATCAAGGGATCGGCAAGGAGCACGTGGCCCGGCGCACCCACGACCTGGCCAGCCAGCTGAAGAGCGGCCTGGCCGCCATGCCCCACGTCCGGGTCCGCACGCCGATCAGCCCGACCATGTCCGCCGGCATCGTCAGCTTCGACGTCGCCGGCATGTCGGCCCGCGGCGTCGTCTCGCGGCTGCGGCAATGGCGGATCATCGGCTCGGACGCGCCCTACGGCGTGTCCCACGCCCGGCTGACCCCCAGCATCCGCAATACGCCCGAGGACGTCGCCTTCGCGCTCAAGGCGGTCGCCGCCCTGGGCTGA